The genomic segment TTCTGCTCTGCCTCACGCACGCTCACTGCCATCCCAACCCCTCTCGCACTTGAGAATGAGTCCTATTTTCATCACGAACCAGTGTAGCAGAGCCCGTCGGCCGCGTCAACACCACGCCGGCCGTGGGCATTGGGCGTGTATACTCTGATGTCGGCACGGCAGTCTGTGGCCGTCGCGCCGCGCACGAACAGGGAGGGTTGATGAAGGGCGTCGTCCTCGCCGGCGGGTTAGGCACACGGCTCTACCCGCTCACCTACGTCACCAACAAGCACCTGCTGCCGGTCTACGACCAGCCCATGGTCTACTACCCGATCCAGACGCTGGTGCGCGCTGGCATCACCGACATCCTCGTCGTGACCGGCGGCCCCTACGCCGGCGACTTCCTGCGCGTCCTCCGCAACGGCAAGCATCTTGGCGTCCGCCACCTGGAGTACGCCTACCAGGAAGCCGAACATGGCATCGCCGATGCCCTGGCCCTGGCCGAGGAGTTCGCCGACAGCGAACCCATCTGCGTCATCCTCGGCGACAACACCACCGACGCCGATATCGGTCCCACCCTTGCCACGTTTACCGATGGCGCCCTCCTCTTCCTCGCACGCGTCCCTGACCCCGAGCGGTTCGGTTGTCCCGTCTTCGATCCAGCCGACCCAACACGCATCGTGCGCATCGAGGAAAAACCCCGTCAGCCCGCCAGCTCCTATGCCGTCACCGGGCTCTATGTCTACGACGCCCACGTCTTCGACTACATCCGCCAGCTCACGCCTTCAGCCCGCGGCGAACTCGAGATCACCGACGTCAACAACCGCTACCTCGCAGCTGGCAAGCTGCGCTGGGTCGAACTCAACGGCTTTTGGACGGATGCCGGCACTGTCGAAGGCCTCTTCCGCGCCAACGCCTACTGGGCACGCAAACGCGGCTTCCGTGACGACTGGTTCACACCCGCCGAGCCGCCCGCTGCCGGCACCACAGCCCCCGCCCTTTCCACAGACAGACAAACGACGAGGTGACGCCAATGTTTCAGCAGGAGACGCAACGCGTCGCAGCCCTCATCAATGAGGTATTAGAAACGCTCGGCTACGGCCGCCGCCAGCTCGAGCTGCGCCCTGTCCCCTTCTCCGGCGTCTGGGGTGCCGCCTCCTCGATCAGCTACCAGCTCGCGACCGAGCAACTCGAGGCCGAACTGCAGCCCCAACTCGCCGAGCTGCCCAAGAAAGAAGCCAAGCGGCTGCTCCAGGAACGCGTGCGCGAGCGCGCCCAGGCCATCGCCGAGCAGATCGCAGCCCAGCTCATCGCCCGCGACGGCTTCGCCCGTGTCGAGGCCGTCAACGGCTACGTCAACGTCATCTTCGACTCGAGCCACTACGCCAACGCCGTCATCCGGGCCGTCCTCGAGCAGGCCGAGCGCTACGGCCAGGGCGAGCCCAAGACCGAGCGCATCATGGTCGAGTTCTCGCAGCCCAACACCCACAAGGCCTTCCACATCGGCCACCTGCGCAACGCCTGCCTCGGCGACAGCCTCTGCCGCATCCTGCGCTTCGCTGGCTACGACGTCCTCGCT from the Thermorudis peleae genome contains:
- a CDS encoding sugar phosphate nucleotidyltransferase: MKGVVLAGGLGTRLYPLTYVTNKHLLPVYDQPMVYYPIQTLVRAGITDILVVTGGPYAGDFLRVLRNGKHLGVRHLEYAYQEAEHGIADALALAEEFADSEPICVILGDNTTDADIGPTLATFTDGALLFLARVPDPERFGCPVFDPADPTRIVRIEEKPRQPASSYAVTGLYVYDAHVFDYIRQLTPSARGELEITDVNNRYLAAGKLRWVELNGFWTDAGTVEGLFRANAYWARKRGFRDDWFTPAEPPAAGTTAPALSTDRQTTR